The proteins below are encoded in one region of Oncorhynchus nerka isolate Pitt River linkage group LG15, Oner_Uvic_2.0, whole genome shotgun sequence:
- the LOC115121902 gene encoding gastrula zinc finger protein XlCGF26.1-like: MNSLNYYPRVKEEEVCWTEKEGLVKEEKEEEAVTVKEEVEGEAVTVKEVTVTEEVTVKEEVIVTEEQEVTVEEFTVKEEEEAFSVKEEDAVFGVEEEEGEITVTLKEEEEDTGDLINTRERPASHSDSSKSPSEEPETETPKRARRRHCFNCGKSFTKLQNLKKHERTHTGEEPFQCAQCGKNFIQLASLKRHKKIHTGEKPYHCSQCGKSFRLLGSLKEHERIHTGEKPFQCSHCEKRFTQLGSLKDHERIHTGEKPFQCSQCGKCFTQLGNLKDHEKIHTGQKPFHCSQCGKSFTYLAHLKNHEKAHTGEKPHLCSQCGKSFTQLGDLNRHERTHTGEKPFQCSQCGKNFTRLGNLKEHERTHTREKPYPCSLCGKSFTQVGYLKKHETTHTGQKPHLCSQCGKSFTQLGDLNRHARTHTGEKPFKCSQCGKSFTRLENLKEHERTHTLEKPFQCSQCGKSFTRSGNLKEHERTHTREKPHQCSLCGKSFTHFGYLKKHGRTHTQERSLTSAS, encoded by the exons ATGAACTCACTAAACTACTACCCCCGTGTTAAAGAAGaggaggtctgctggacggagaaagagggTCTCGTGAAAGAGGAAAAGGAAGAGGAGGCTGTAACAGTAAAAGaagaagtagagggtgaggctgttacagtgaaagaagttACAGTGACGGAAGAGGTTACAGTGAAAGAGGAAGTTATAGTGACAGAAGAGCAAGAAGTTACAGTGGAAGagtttacagtgaaagaagaagaagaagctttcagcgtgaaagaggaggatgctgtttttggagtggaggaggaggagggggagattacTGTGACgttgaaagaggaggaggaggatacggGAGATCTGATTAATACTA GAGAGAGACCAGCCTCTCACTCTGACAGCAGCAAGAGTCCCTCAGAGGAACCAGAAACAGAGACGCCCAAACGAGCGAGACGACGCCACTGCTTcaactgtggaaagagttttactaaGTTACAGAACCTAAAAAagcatgagaggacacacacaggagaagagCCTTTCCAATGTGCCCAATGTGGAAAGAATTTTATTCAGTTAGCGAGCCTGAAAAGACATAagaaaatacacacaggagagaagccttaccactgctcccagtgtggaaagagttttaggtTGTTAGGTAGCCTTAAGgagcatgagagaatacacacaggagagaagcctttccaaTGCTCTCACTGTGAAAAGCGTTTTACCCAGTTAGGGAGCCTAAAAGAtcacgagagaatacacacaggggaaaaacctttccaatgttcccagtgtggaaagtgttttACCCAGTTAGGGAACCTAAAAGATCACGAGaaaatacacacaggacagaagcctttccactgctcccagtgtggaaagagttttacctaCTTAGCTCATCTGAAAAACCATGAGAaagcacacacaggagagaagcctcacctctgctctcagtgtggaaagagttttacccagtTAGGGGACCTAAATAGgcatgagagaacacacacaggagaaaagcctttccaatgttcccagtgtggaaagaattTCACCCGGTTAGGGAACCTAAAAgagcatgagaggacacacacacgggAAAAGCCCTACCCATGCTCcctgtgtggaaagagttttacccaaGTAGGGTATCTAAAAAAACAtgagacaacacacacaggacagaagcctcacctctgctcccagtgtggaaaaagTTTTACCCAGTTAGGGGACCTGAATAGGCAtgcgaggacacacacaggagagaaacctttcaAATGTtctcagtgtggaaagagttttacccggTTAGAGAATCTAAAAgagcatgagaggacacacacactagaaaagcctttccaatgttcccagtgtggaaagagttttacccggTCAGGGAACCTAAAAGAGCACGAGAGGACACACACCCGGGAAAAGCCCCACCAATGCTCcctgtgtggaaagagttttacccacTTTGGGTATCTGAAAAAAcatgggagaacacacacacaggagagaagcctcacCTCTGCTTCCTGA